A region of Paenibacillus sp. JNUCC-31 DNA encodes the following proteins:
- the sleB gene encoding spore cortex-lytic enzyme, producing MRKINIWLFTAILLMSALGIRYLLPGNTATESPNQNTPQVEEKSLPTFSTNAVKYGSYGQDVYELQGRLKYLGFYNGKIDSNFGSSTLKSVKWFQSEFGMKVDGVVGAKTKLKLYNASKQWSPTETPLHKDQASGDSGDNNNTADKEQDNMGSANSMGLSENEIKIMANAVYGESRGEPFEGQVAVAAVILNRVKSPSFPNTPSGVIFQPGAFTAVADGQIYLEPNAQAKKAVEQAMNGWDPSGGCLYYFNPKTATSKWIWTRPQVKTIGQHIFCM from the coding sequence ATGCGAAAAATAAACATATGGCTTTTCACTGCTATTTTGCTGATGTCCGCATTGGGAATTCGTTATTTGCTTCCTGGAAATACAGCAACTGAAAGTCCGAACCAGAATACCCCGCAGGTTGAGGAAAAGTCCCTGCCCACGTTTAGTACCAACGCTGTGAAATACGGAAGTTACGGTCAGGATGTATATGAGTTGCAAGGACGGCTGAAGTACTTGGGATTTTACAATGGTAAAATCGATAGCAATTTCGGCAGCAGCACACTGAAATCGGTAAAATGGTTTCAATCTGAATTTGGCATGAAGGTAGATGGAGTGGTTGGAGCCAAAACCAAGCTGAAACTGTACAATGCTTCCAAACAGTGGTCGCCAACAGAAACACCGTTGCACAAGGATCAGGCTTCAGGAGATAGCGGTGACAATAACAATACTGCAGACAAAGAGCAAGATAACATGGGTTCAGCGAATTCTATGGGTTTGTCTGAGAACGAAATCAAAATTATGGCCAATGCCGTATATGGTGAATCTCGCGGAGAACCATTTGAAGGCCAAGTGGCAGTTGCTGCAGTTATTCTGAATCGCGTTAAATCGCCAAGTTTCCCCAATACACCTTCAGGCGTTATCTTCCAGCCCGGTGCATTTACAGCTGTTGCAGACGGCCAGATCTATTTGGAGCCAAATGCACAGGCCAAAAAAGCAGTTGAACAGGCAATGAATGGTTGGGACCCATCCGGTGGTTGCCTCTATTATTTTAATCCGAAGACTGCAACATCCAAATGGATCTGGACACGTCCTCAGGTAAAAACAATCGGGCAGCATATATTCTGTATGTGA
- the yfmF gene encoding EF-P 5-aminopentanol modification-associated protein YfmF: MNTSGFERGSRKEFRIHVLPTKRFKTFAISLYAGVPLQEDTVTKVALTPFVLRRGTESYPETTQFREQLEHLYGAGFGFDVYKRGDYQIVQFRMDTINDSFVGGDEQLLDRSFAFLGEVLTRPAQEDGHFRTSYVQAERETVRKKLESVVNDKMRYAAERSIEEMCKSEPYRLHPLGERKELPSIEPDTLTASYQEWLQQASMDLYVVGDTTLEEVEDLVQRYFDVDRVSAVNYQTQKAIRGDKEVETVVERLNVSQGKLNMGLRTSITYGDPQYAAALMYNGILGGYPHSKLFVNVREKESLAYYASSRYDGHKGIATIQSGIEIPNYEKAVKIIKQQLDEMKNGTISDLEMSQTKAMIRNLLKEMQDSAFEMIAYDFNRQLSGKERTAEELLAQVEQISKENVREAAEQFRLDTIYFLRDEKEE; the protein is encoded by the coding sequence TTGAATACATCAGGATTCGAACGAGGCAGCCGAAAAGAGTTCCGCATACATGTTCTTCCTACGAAACGCTTTAAGACATTTGCAATATCACTTTACGCAGGGGTTCCCCTGCAGGAAGATACGGTTACCAAAGTAGCCTTAACGCCTTTTGTGCTTCGACGTGGGACCGAATCGTATCCGGAAACAACACAATTTCGAGAACAACTGGAACATTTGTATGGGGCGGGTTTTGGTTTTGATGTCTATAAGCGCGGTGATTACCAAATCGTTCAGTTCCGTATGGATACCATCAATGATTCGTTTGTTGGCGGGGACGAGCAATTATTGGATCGCTCTTTTGCCTTTTTGGGAGAAGTGCTGACACGTCCTGCACAGGAGGATGGACATTTCCGGACGTCTTATGTACAAGCTGAGCGGGAAACTGTCCGCAAAAAGCTTGAATCCGTCGTAAATGATAAAATGCGCTATGCAGCCGAACGCAGTATTGAGGAAATGTGCAAAAGCGAACCTTACCGCTTACACCCATTGGGTGAGCGCAAGGAATTACCAAGTATTGAACCAGATACACTGACAGCTTCGTATCAGGAGTGGTTGCAGCAGGCGAGTATGGACCTGTATGTGGTGGGTGACACCACACTGGAAGAGGTAGAAGATCTGGTTCAACGCTATTTTGATGTGGATCGTGTTTCTGCTGTCAATTATCAGACCCAGAAAGCCATTCGCGGAGACAAAGAAGTGGAAACAGTCGTGGAACGTTTGAATGTTAGCCAGGGTAAGCTTAACATGGGATTGCGTACGTCGATCACTTATGGCGACCCGCAATATGCGGCTGCACTAATGTATAACGGTATTCTTGGGGGATATCCTCATTCGAAGCTATTTGTTAATGTTCGTGAGAAAGAAAGTCTGGCGTATTACGCTTCCTCACGTTATGACGGCCACAAGGGAATTGCGACCATCCAATCCGGTATTGAAATTCCTAATTACGAAAAAGCCGTCAAGATCATCAAGCAGCAGCTGGATGAAATGAAAAATGGCACGATCAGTGATCTTGAGATGTCCCAGACCAAAGCGATGATTCGTAATTTGCTTAAGGAAATGCAGGATTCTGCATTTGAGATGATCGCTTATGATTTTAACCGACAGTTATCTGGCAAAGAGCGGACGGCCGAAGAACTGCTGGCTCAGGTTGAACAAATCAGCAAAGAAAATGTTCGTGAGGCGGCAGAACAATTCCGTCTGGATACGATTTATTTCTTGCGTGACGAGAAGGAGGA